A genomic stretch from Serratia entomophila includes:
- a CDS encoding MrpH family fimbial adhesin — protein sequence MCIKYLFNQIVFLFVLYFFSLIYSFQAHSAVEVNPKWIKETETIYAFSISPRGQVSNPYGSEGRGLTCNRTEGCEVAWELRIGNNYFRTCPNNFTVTKGTTIEKVMPQINSRMMVPCTFDAYNFKGNEQLCLMLVGKGDWFSTITTLSTSLSFVRYGSLDVCYLGGGGGQTGGLTPPIQPANCQVNSQNINLQHSALIAQELNGNRKTVDVNVSCSRNSSINLRMTGVDNNGRLALVRDGSLSSELVINKAPAQKGITINNVGTGGVNVVIASTLRSNGVISAGAYSASAILQITIP from the coding sequence ATGTGCATCAAATATTTATTTAACCAGATTGTTTTTTTGTTTGTGCTATATTTTTTTTCGCTGATTTACTCTTTTCAGGCACATAGTGCTGTCGAAGTAAACCCCAAGTGGATAAAAGAGACGGAGACAATATACGCATTCTCAATTTCGCCTAGAGGGCAGGTATCCAATCCATATGGTTCTGAAGGCCGGGGGCTCACTTGTAATAGAACCGAAGGGTGTGAAGTGGCGTGGGAGCTTAGAATAGGCAATAACTATTTTCGTACTTGCCCCAATAACTTCACTGTTACTAAAGGTACAACGATTGAAAAGGTAATGCCGCAGATTAACTCGCGTATGATGGTACCTTGCACTTTTGATGCTTATAATTTTAAGGGGAATGAGCAACTCTGTCTTATGCTTGTGGGAAAAGGGGATTGGTTCAGTACGATAACGACACTTTCAACCAGCCTTTCTTTCGTGCGTTACGGGTCGCTGGATGTGTGTTATTTGGGGGGAGGGGGAGGACAAACAGGGGGGCTGACGCCACCGATTCAGCCTGCCAATTGCCAGGTGAACTCACAGAATATCAATTTGCAGCACTCTGCGCTTATTGCTCAGGAATTGAATGGCAACCGTAAAACGGTGGATGTCAATGTATCATGCAGCAGAAACAGCAGCATCAATTTGCGTATGACAGGGGTTGACAATAACGGACGCCTTGCTTTGGTGCGTGATGGAAGTTTGTCATCAGAGCTGGTGATTAATAAGGCTCCCGCACAGAAAGGTATTACTATAAATAATGTGGGGACTGGCGGGGTGAATGTGGTTATAGCATCGACTTTGAGAAGTAATGGGGTGATATCGGCAGGGGCTTATTCAGCATCGGCTATACTGCAAATAACTATTCCATGA